One Corallococcus silvisoli DNA segment encodes these proteins:
- a CDS encoding lamin tail domain-containing protein encodes MSWSSRHLLVPLSAVLLVLSACGGDDAKDPVCGNGIVETGEACDDGNRVDNDRCNNRCQVNTPATDAGTDAGTDAGTETDAGTDAGTETDAGTDAGTETDAGTDAGTIDAGTDAGTIDAGTDAGTIDAGTDAGTIDAGTDAGTIDAGTDAGTETDAGTIDAGTDAGTVDAGTDAGTSTATLSALEPAAVFARSGTTGETIPEPLEVTLSTDATTDVVVQVTSSSASVVVANGGQVTVHAGSRTAPVVVTADAAAGSAKATLTATLGADTRQATVRVLGATEAASLAFLSPETVAVSSGQTALVTVTLDVPPAADTAVALSTTGSVGSVPATVTVPANQISAKFTFTGASAAATGTIVATLNGQSVSAQAKVTSAPTTNHIVISEFAAAGPAGANDEFIELYNPTNADVNIAGWKLQYKSATGATYNTAAFTFPTGATIAAHGFYLVTGSTYSSGSTAASDASAGTTIQLSGTAGHIRLGKPSIGTGLTDANAVDWVGYGSTADSAEGKSPVTGTPAAAGSYERKAKVTSSAATMESGVDKDAGNGYDSDVNSADFIIRSTRGPQNKASPLETP; translated from the coding sequence ATGTCCTGGTCTTCCCGGCACTTGCTGGTCCCATTGTCAGCGGTGCTGTTGGTGTTGTCGGCGTGTGGTGGTGATGACGCGAAGGATCCTGTCTGCGGCAACGGCATCGTTGAGACTGGCGAAGCCTGCGACGACGGCAACCGCGTCGACAACGATCGCTGCAACAACCGCTGTCAGGTCAACACCCCGGCGACCGACGCGGGCACGGATGCCGGCACCGACGCGGGCACCGAGACCGACGCAGGCACGGATGCCGGGACGGAGACCGACGCAGGCACGGACGCTGGGACGGAGACCGACGCGGGCACGGATGCTGGCACGATCGACGCGGGCACGGACGCTGGCACGATCGACGCGGGCACGGACGCCGGCACGATCGACGCGGGCACGGACGCCGGCACGATCGACGCGGGCACGGACGCTGGCACGATCGACGCGGGCACGGACGCCGGCACGGAGACGGATGCCGGCACGATCGACGCGGGCACGGACGCCGGCACGGTCGACGCGGGCACGGATGCCGGCACCAGCACCGCGACGCTCAGCGCGCTGGAGCCTGCCGCGGTGTTCGCGCGTTCGGGCACCACGGGTGAGACGATTCCGGAGCCGCTGGAGGTGACGCTGAGCACCGACGCCACCACGGACGTGGTGGTGCAGGTGACGTCGTCCAGCGCCTCGGTGGTCGTGGCCAACGGCGGCCAGGTGACGGTGCATGCGGGTTCGCGCACCGCGCCGGTGGTCGTGACGGCGGACGCGGCGGCGGGTTCGGCCAAGGCGACGCTGACGGCCACGCTGGGCGCGGACACGCGCCAGGCCACGGTGCGCGTGCTCGGCGCGACCGAGGCGGCCTCGCTGGCGTTCCTGTCGCCGGAGACGGTGGCGGTGTCCTCCGGCCAGACGGCGCTGGTCACCGTGACGCTCGACGTGCCGCCCGCGGCGGACACGGCCGTGGCGCTCTCGACGACGGGCAGCGTGGGCTCCGTGCCGGCCACCGTGACGGTGCCGGCCAACCAGATCTCCGCGAAGTTCACCTTCACCGGTGCGTCGGCAGCCGCGACGGGCACCATCGTGGCCACGCTCAACGGCCAGTCCGTGTCCGCTCAGGCGAAGGTCACCTCCGCCCCCACGACGAACCACATCGTCATCAGCGAGTTCGCCGCCGCGGGCCCCGCCGGCGCGAACGACGAGTTCATCGAACTCTACAACCCGACGAATGCGGACGTGAACATCGCGGGCTGGAAGCTCCAGTACAAGAGCGCGACGGGCGCGACCTACAACACCGCCGCATTCACGTTCCCCACGGGCGCGACGATCGCCGCTCACGGCTTCTACCTGGTGACGGGCAGCACCTACTCCAGCGGTAGCACGGCCGCGAGTGACGCGTCCGCCGGCACCACCATCCAGCTGTCCGGCACCGCGGGCCACATCCGCCTGGGCAAGCCCAGCATCGGCACTGGCTTGACGGATGCCAACGCCGTGGACTGGGTGGGCTACGGCTCGACGGCCGACTCCGCGGAAGGCAAGAGCCCCGTCACCGGGACCCCGGCCGCCGCCGGCAGCTACGAGCGCAAGGCCAAGGTCACCTCGTCGGCCGCCACCATGGAGAGCGGCGTCGACAAGGACGCCGGCAATGGCTACGACTCGGACGTGAACAGCGCGGACTTCATCATCCGCAGCACGCGTGGCCCGCAGAACAAGGCCAGCCCGCTCGAGACGCCGTGA
- a CDS encoding lysophospholipid acyltransferase family protein, with amino-acid sequence MNALLSIWTWVEVGLVALVGFFVQLFLLIFTGLFDKRRYVVGRCFRLVGVTAAKLTPYWRFGVHGKLPERVAPNTVVVSNHESNADPFLISHLPWEMKWLGKKSLFKVPVVGWMMSIAGDIPVERGDRDSATGAMARCKEWMLKGMPVMIFPEGTRSKTDELLPFKDGAFRLAIEMQADVLPLAVSGTRLALPKHSWRFATSRGLVTVGTPISTKGMTLDDVETLKTQARAQIEALRASLKPLTGGTALAPATDTHAGP; translated from the coding sequence ATGAACGCACTGCTCTCCATCTGGACCTGGGTCGAGGTGGGCCTGGTGGCCCTGGTGGGCTTCTTCGTCCAGCTCTTCCTGCTGATCTTCACGGGCCTCTTCGACAAGCGGCGCTACGTGGTCGGCCGGTGCTTCCGGCTGGTGGGCGTCACCGCCGCGAAGCTCACGCCCTACTGGCGCTTCGGCGTGCACGGGAAGCTGCCGGAGCGCGTGGCCCCCAACACGGTGGTGGTGAGCAACCACGAATCCAACGCGGATCCCTTCCTCATCTCCCACCTGCCGTGGGAGATGAAGTGGCTGGGCAAGAAGAGCCTCTTCAAGGTCCCGGTGGTGGGCTGGATGATGAGCATCGCGGGCGACATCCCGGTGGAGCGCGGCGACCGCGACTCGGCCACGGGCGCCATGGCGCGCTGCAAGGAATGGATGCTCAAGGGGATGCCGGTGATGATCTTCCCGGAGGGCACGCGCTCCAAGACGGACGAACTGCTGCCCTTCAAGGACGGCGCCTTCCGGCTCGCCATCGAGATGCAGGCGGATGTGCTGCCGCTGGCGGTGAGCGGGACGCGGCTCGCGCTGCCCAAGCACTCGTGGCGCTTCGCGACGTCGCGAGGGCTGGTGACGGTGGGCACGCCCATCTCCACGAAGGGGATGACCCTGGACGACGTGGAGACGTTGAAGACCCAGGCGCGCGCCCAGATTGAAGCCCTGCGCGCATCGCTCAAGCCGCTGACGGGCGGTACGGCACTCGCGCCAGCGACGGACACCCACGCGGGCCCGTGA
- a CDS encoding exodeoxyribonuclease III has translation MRVVSWNVNGLRSIHRKGFLPWLSKARADIVGLQEVRARVEQLPAEVRAPRRWKTHFVAAERPGYSGVGLYSRHEPEDLTTSLDAPEVDAEGRLQFARFGKLTVVNGYFPNGNGKDRDLSRIPFKLDFYRRLFARLEKALRDNQRVLVMGDFNTAHRDIDLARPRENRETSGFRPEEREEFDRWLRAGWVDTFRHFNPAGGHYSWWSQRAGVREKNIGWRIDYVLATPAALGFVRKASVHPDVHGSDHCPVSVDLDPEVLS, from the coding sequence GTGCGAGTCGTCTCCTGGAACGTCAACGGTCTGCGCTCCATCCACCGCAAGGGCTTCCTCCCGTGGCTCTCCAAGGCCCGGGCGGACATCGTGGGGCTGCAGGAGGTGCGTGCCCGCGTGGAGCAGCTGCCCGCGGAGGTACGCGCGCCCCGCCGTTGGAAGACCCACTTCGTGGCCGCCGAGCGCCCGGGCTACAGCGGCGTGGGGCTCTACAGCCGGCACGAGCCGGAGGACCTCACCACCAGCCTGGACGCGCCGGAGGTGGATGCGGAGGGCCGCCTCCAGTTCGCCCGCTTCGGCAAGCTCACCGTGGTCAACGGCTACTTCCCCAATGGCAACGGGAAGGACCGGGACTTGAGTCGCATCCCCTTCAAGCTGGACTTCTACCGGCGGCTCTTCGCGCGGCTGGAGAAGGCCCTGCGCGACAACCAGCGCGTGCTGGTGATGGGCGACTTCAACACCGCGCACCGCGACATCGACCTGGCACGCCCGCGAGAGAACCGCGAGACGAGCGGCTTCCGTCCGGAGGAGCGCGAGGAGTTCGACCGGTGGCTCCGTGCCGGCTGGGTGGACACCTTCCGCCACTTCAACCCCGCGGGCGGCCACTACTCGTGGTGGAGCCAGCGCGCGGGCGTGCGTGAGAAGAACATCGGCTGGCGCATCGACTACGTGCTGGCGACGCCGGCGGCGCTCGGCTTCGTGCGCAAGGCCTCCGTGCATCCCGACGTCCATGGATCCGATCACTGCCCGGTGAGCGTGGACCTGGACCCCGAGGTCCTCTCCTGA
- a CDS encoding phytanoyl-CoA dioxygenase family protein, which produces MLSVEAEGLDVGAVLAHYEAQGFARLGRVLDDAGVESLRERADDLMLGRVVYPGLFFQPDAASGRYEDAPLGLGWQGPSLEYRKLEKLEKDPRFLAWVENPLFERIARARIPGDIVLYRAILFHKGPAGGSNLPFHQDGGKLWGLTREPDLQIWTALDDAPEGGGCLEVIPGSHREGLVTALGGVIPPDRVAAADVEARVVPLPVRAGEALLVHNHVWHRSGRGRPGQRRRAFSACYMSADTTCVRKKKAPRVFPPVFRHPVRGG; this is translated from the coding sequence ATGCTGAGTGTGGAGGCCGAAGGGTTGGACGTGGGGGCGGTGCTCGCCCACTACGAGGCGCAGGGTTTCGCACGCCTGGGTCGCGTGCTGGATGACGCGGGCGTGGAGTCCCTGCGTGAGCGGGCGGACGACCTGATGCTCGGCCGTGTGGTGTACCCGGGGTTGTTCTTCCAGCCGGACGCCGCCTCCGGGCGCTACGAGGACGCACCCCTGGGGTTGGGCTGGCAGGGGCCGTCCCTGGAGTACCGCAAGCTGGAGAAGCTGGAGAAGGACCCGCGCTTCCTCGCATGGGTGGAGAACCCGCTGTTCGAGCGGATCGCCCGCGCGCGCATCCCCGGCGACATCGTCCTGTACCGCGCCATCCTCTTCCACAAGGGCCCGGCGGGCGGCAGCAACCTGCCCTTCCACCAGGACGGCGGGAAGCTGTGGGGCCTCACGCGGGAGCCTGACCTCCAGATCTGGACCGCGCTGGACGACGCACCGGAGGGCGGCGGCTGCCTGGAGGTGATCCCCGGCAGCCACCGCGAGGGGCTGGTGACGGCGCTCGGCGGCGTGATTCCACCAGACCGCGTGGCGGCAGCGGACGTGGAGGCGCGCGTGGTGCCCCTGCCCGTGCGGGCCGGGGAGGCGCTGCTCGTCCACAACCACGTGTGGCACCGCTCGGGACGCGGCCGGCCCGGGCAGCGGCGGCGCGCGTTCTCCGCCTGCTACATGAGCGCGGACACCACCTGCGTGCGCAAGAAGAAGGCCCCGCGCGTGTTCCCGCCGGTGTTCCGCCACCCGGTGCGCGGCGGCTGA
- a CDS encoding response regulator → MGPVLIVDDEFGIVEAVRDLLSDEGYPTATALNGREALERMARERPSMVLLDYMMPMLNGPGVLDAMLKDPSLRDVPVVMMSASPPEFWQHLPCAGFLPKPFDIDQLLAVVHRIVGAGPRAP, encoded by the coding sequence ATGGGGCCCGTCCTCATCGTCGACGACGAGTTCGGCATCGTGGAGGCCGTCCGGGACCTCCTGTCCGACGAGGGCTACCCCACCGCCACCGCGCTCAACGGCCGCGAGGCGCTGGAGCGGATGGCGCGCGAGCGCCCGTCGATGGTGTTGCTCGACTACATGATGCCGATGCTCAACGGGCCGGGCGTGCTGGATGCGATGTTGAAGGATCCAAGCCTGCGCGACGTGCCGGTGGTGATGATGAGCGCCAGTCCACCGGAGTTCTGGCAGCACCTGCCGTGCGCGGGCTTCCTGCCCAAGCCCTTCGACATCGACCAACTGCTCGCCGTGGTCCATCGCATCGTCGGTGCTGGACCGCGAGCTCCGTAG
- a CDS encoding WbqC family protein — MSGHPGVLVAEQPHYLPWVDFYEQVARAGTLVVLDDVQWLRRGWQRRTRVALPAGVPTPPPTEPGFQWLSIPLEDPHRDTRIRDLAVDASQPWARKHLQALVTLYGGRPHFRAQVLPLLEPFYDAVARESGPGSLLRVLLSSMALFHAPLGLAPNMVCSSTLERRGEDKTQRLVEYCLQMGAHTYYSGTGSTVYLKPERFRAVDVRLLWQRFRHPDYAQGREGRFVTGLSIVDVLANVPVETVRTWLQPSPWGPFAGDGPQPLQRADAEVGADGSGLSKRTK, encoded by the coding sequence GTGTCCGGCCACCCTGGAGTCCTCGTCGCGGAGCAGCCCCACTACCTGCCGTGGGTGGACTTCTACGAGCAGGTCGCGCGCGCCGGAACGCTGGTGGTGCTGGACGACGTGCAGTGGCTCCGGCGCGGCTGGCAGCGCCGCACCCGCGTCGCCCTGCCCGCTGGAGTGCCCACGCCACCGCCCACGGAGCCCGGCTTCCAGTGGCTGTCCATCCCCTTGGAGGATCCGCACCGCGACACGCGGATCCGCGACCTGGCGGTGGACGCGAGCCAGCCGTGGGCGCGCAAGCACCTCCAGGCGCTGGTGACGCTCTACGGAGGCCGGCCCCACTTCCGCGCGCAGGTGCTCCCCCTGTTGGAGCCCTTCTACGACGCTGTGGCGCGCGAGTCCGGCCCGGGCTCGCTCCTGCGCGTGCTGCTCTCCAGCATGGCGCTCTTCCACGCACCGCTGGGCCTCGCGCCGAACATGGTGTGCTCCTCCACGCTGGAGCGCCGGGGCGAGGACAAGACGCAGCGGCTGGTGGAGTACTGCCTCCAGATGGGGGCTCACACCTACTACTCGGGGACGGGCTCCACGGTGTACCTGAAGCCGGAGCGCTTCCGCGCGGTGGACGTGCGCCTGTTGTGGCAGCGCTTCCGGCACCCGGACTACGCCCAGGGGCGCGAAGGGCGTTTCGTCACGGGGCTGTCCATCGTCGACGTGCTGGCCAACGTGCCCGTGGAGACGGTGCGCACGTGGCTCCAGCCGTCGCCGTGGGGGCCGTTCGCGGGGGACGGCCCCCAGCCGCTTCAGCGCGCCGACGCGGAGGTCGGCGCGGACGGCTCGGGCTTGTCGAAGCGCACGAAGTAG
- a CDS encoding ATPase domain-containing protein, giving the protein MTPGGPREAERVSTGIPGLDTVLCGGLRKGRMYMVLGLPGAGKTILANQICFHQAAQGHRVLYLTLLAESHTELVSNLQTLSFFDPAFVPEKISYLSAFTILEQGGLEALADLVRKEIKSHKASLLVLDGLLAAEELAPSRQALKKFIHGLQVVTGLIGCTTVVLTTGGDKGLRAEHTMVDGLLLLRQRSFGVRTLRELSVRKFRGSAYKLGQHGFEITGDGLTVYPRLESMVDGNLVPGAAKRERDAFGVAGLDAMLHGGVPAGSTTILLGPPGSGKTLLGLSFLADGARRGERGHYFAFYDAPERMLAQAAGVGLHLQPLMERGDLEVSFRPPTENILDKLGTELLTTIRSGRVRRIFLDGYEALRRASTRNARVARFLAALVNECRVREVTLVYSAEATAAFGPEVRFPLKGISMVAENILFLRMVELHSGLRRFIAALKVRNSGYDPALRELEITSKGIKVGQPFEEGQMLMTGLARTPEPAPLPKPRRKPRKDTSSAKATPSKPRRNVRKRRGT; this is encoded by the coding sequence ATGACCCCGGGAGGTCCACGTGAGGCGGAGCGGGTGTCCACGGGCATCCCTGGCCTGGACACCGTGCTCTGCGGTGGCCTGCGCAAGGGCCGGATGTACATGGTCCTGGGGCTGCCGGGGGCAGGGAAGACCATCCTGGCCAACCAGATCTGCTTCCATCAGGCGGCCCAGGGCCACCGCGTCCTCTACCTGACGCTGCTGGCGGAGTCGCACACGGAGCTGGTGAGCAACCTCCAGACGCTGTCGTTCTTCGACCCGGCCTTCGTGCCCGAGAAGATCAGCTACCTCAGCGCCTTCACCATCCTGGAGCAGGGGGGACTGGAGGCGCTGGCGGACCTCGTGCGCAAGGAGATCAAGTCGCACAAGGCGTCCCTGCTGGTGCTCGACGGCTTGCTGGCCGCCGAGGAGCTGGCCCCATCGCGCCAGGCGCTCAAGAAGTTCATCCATGGCCTCCAGGTCGTGACGGGGCTCATCGGGTGCACGACGGTGGTGCTGACCACTGGGGGCGACAAGGGGCTGCGCGCCGAGCACACGATGGTGGACGGCCTGTTGCTGCTGCGGCAGCGCTCCTTCGGGGTGCGCACGCTGCGCGAGCTGAGCGTCCGCAAGTTCCGGGGCAGCGCCTACAAGCTGGGGCAGCACGGCTTTGAGATCACCGGCGACGGGCTGACGGTCTACCCCCGCCTCGAGTCCATGGTGGACGGGAACCTGGTGCCCGGCGCGGCGAAGCGCGAGCGCGACGCCTTCGGGGTGGCGGGCCTGGACGCGATGCTGCACGGTGGCGTGCCGGCGGGCTCCACCACCATCCTCCTGGGGCCTCCTGGAAGCGGAAAGACGCTGTTGGGCCTGAGCTTCCTGGCGGACGGAGCGCGGCGGGGCGAGCGCGGCCATTACTTCGCGTTCTACGACGCGCCGGAGCGGATGCTGGCCCAGGCGGCCGGGGTGGGCCTTCACCTGCAGCCCCTGATGGAGCGGGGGGACCTGGAGGTGAGCTTCCGGCCGCCCACGGAGAACATCCTCGACAAGCTGGGCACCGAGCTGCTCACCACCATCCGGAGCGGGCGGGTGCGCCGCATCTTCCTGGATGGGTATGAGGCGCTTCGCCGTGCCTCGACCCGGAACGCGCGGGTGGCGCGGTTCCTGGCGGCGCTCGTCAACGAGTGCCGGGTGCGCGAGGTGACGCTCGTCTACAGCGCGGAGGCCACCGCGGCCTTCGGGCCGGAGGTGCGGTTCCCCCTCAAGGGCATCTCCATGGTGGCGGAGAACATCCTGTTCTTGCGCATGGTGGAGCTGCACTCCGGGCTGCGGCGCTTCATCGCGGCGCTGAAGGTCCGCAACAGCGGCTACGACCCGGCTCTGCGCGAGCTGGAGATCACCTCCAAGGGCATCAAGGTGGGGCAGCCGTTCGAGGAGGGGCAGATGCTGATGACGGGTCTGGCGCGCACGCCGGAGCCGGCCCCGCTGCCGAAGCCACGGCGCAAGCCACGCAAGGACACGTCTTCGGCCAAGGCCACCCCGTCGAAGCCGCGCCGGAACGTCCGCAAGCGCCGAGGGACGTAA
- a CDS encoding ATPase — MTDFFRRPPPGPGPSSPDAEQDLNRNITPLETPAAPANPVLAAPPRARPLAPSGQPIAATPSEVSARARPAQSAPLPSVIFDPMPRPRVPPPGAPPPFNEENLDVQTERRTAPPGPPPPSEGRPAASASDRRGPDAERRGASAPEGDRRGPSPSGADRRGGAAPPPPQGYVGPERRGFRRGEASDAPATNRFWPTQPRTLQEAGLNTTFVEELVLKAIFFAGEMRGMDVATRLQLPTALVDEVIEGLRRQKYIDIRGGGASGVGRSTMIYQLTTFVTDVLRQILDRNRYNGPAPVPFNEWVAAVKQQTVRGNRITRHRMQDKFGDLIIRDYIFDGIGPAMNSGRAIFFYGPPGNGKTAICQGMVNCYDGDIFVPHALLIDDFVVKMFDANIHRAVEDEPGMPSYDRRWVRCRRPLVVVGGELTLEMLDLVYTPEVKYYEAPFQMKATNGMLLIDDFGRQKVSPKDLLNRWIVPLESDVDMLTLHTGKKIQVPFDVFAAFSTNLDPSALVDDAFLRRVRYKLEVQRPDEEQFHEIFQVMCKKRGVPYDARAVDYLIDEHYRPAHRPFAACQPRDLLDQVIDMANYQGTTPRLDPALLDAAVRSYFVRFDKPEPSAPTSASAR, encoded by the coding sequence ATGACCGACTTCTTTCGCAGGCCCCCTCCTGGCCCAGGTCCGTCTTCCCCCGACGCCGAGCAGGACCTGAATCGCAACATCACCCCCCTGGAGACGCCCGCCGCGCCGGCGAACCCCGTCCTGGCGGCGCCTCCCCGCGCCCGACCGCTCGCCCCGTCGGGGCAGCCCATCGCGGCCACCCCGTCGGAGGTGTCGGCCCGCGCACGCCCCGCGCAGTCCGCGCCGCTGCCGTCCGTCATCTTCGACCCGATGCCGCGCCCCCGCGTGCCGCCGCCGGGCGCGCCGCCGCCCTTCAACGAAGAGAACCTGGACGTGCAGACGGAGCGGCGCACCGCGCCCCCTGGCCCCCCTCCGCCCTCGGAGGGGCGCCCCGCGGCCTCCGCCTCGGACCGGCGTGGGCCGGACGCGGAGCGCAGGGGGGCCTCGGCCCCGGAAGGCGACCGCCGTGGCCCCAGCCCCAGCGGCGCGGATCGCCGCGGCGGGGCCGCGCCTCCTCCGCCCCAGGGATATGTGGGCCCGGAGCGGCGCGGCTTCCGGCGCGGCGAGGCTTCGGATGCCCCGGCGACCAACCGCTTCTGGCCCACGCAGCCGCGCACGCTCCAGGAGGCCGGCCTGAACACGACGTTCGTGGAGGAGCTGGTCCTCAAGGCCATCTTCTTCGCGGGCGAGATGCGCGGCATGGACGTGGCCACGCGCCTGCAACTGCCCACCGCCCTGGTGGACGAGGTCATCGAGGGCCTGCGCCGCCAGAAGTACATCGACATCCGCGGTGGCGGCGCCTCCGGCGTCGGCCGCTCCACGATGATCTACCAGCTCACGACCTTCGTGACGGACGTGCTGCGGCAGATCCTCGACCGCAACCGCTACAACGGCCCGGCGCCGGTGCCCTTCAACGAATGGGTCGCCGCCGTGAAGCAGCAGACGGTGCGCGGCAACCGCATCACGCGCCATCGCATGCAGGACAAGTTCGGCGACCTCATCATCCGCGACTACATCTTCGACGGCATCGGTCCGGCGATGAACTCCGGGCGCGCCATCTTCTTCTACGGCCCCCCGGGCAACGGCAAGACGGCCATCTGCCAGGGCATGGTCAACTGCTACGACGGGGACATCTTCGTCCCCCACGCGCTGCTCATCGACGACTTCGTGGTGAAGATGTTCGACGCGAACATCCACCGCGCCGTCGAGGACGAGCCCGGCATGCCCTCGTACGATCGCCGCTGGGTGCGCTGCCGCCGCCCGCTCGTGGTGGTGGGCGGTGAGCTGACGCTGGAGATGCTCGACCTCGTCTACACCCCGGAGGTGAAGTACTACGAGGCGCCGTTCCAGATGAAGGCGACCAACGGCATGCTCCTCATCGACGACTTCGGCCGGCAGAAGGTGTCCCCCAAGGACCTGCTCAACCGGTGGATCGTCCCGCTGGAGAGCGACGTGGACATGCTCACGCTCCACACCGGCAAGAAGATCCAGGTGCCCTTCGACGTGTTCGCGGCCTTCTCCACCAACCTGGACCCCAGCGCCCTCGTGGATGACGCGTTCCTGCGCCGCGTCCGCTACAAGCTGGAGGTGCAGCGCCCGGACGAGGAGCAGTTCCATGAGATCTTCCAGGTGATGTGCAAGAAGCGCGGCGTGCCGTACGACGCGCGCGCCGTCGACTACCTCATCGACGAGCACTACCGCCCGGCCCACCGGCCCTTCGCCGCGTGTCAGCCGCGCGACCTGTTGGATCAGGTCATCGACATGGCGAACTACCAGGGCACCACGCCGCGCCTGGATCCGGCGCTGCTCGACGCCGCCGTGCGCAGCTACTTCGTGCGCTTCGACAAGCCCGAGCCGTCCGCGCCGACCTCCGCGTCGGCGCGCTGA
- a CDS encoding alpha/beta fold hydrolase has translation MPYRRDTLLVSAPDGTRVAVHTHSAGLPEAARDAALAARPTVLLTNGIGTSENFWRHIVADLEQDHRVVHWDYRGHGGSDDSSGGDYRVPVHVDDLERVTEAAMARGDGRPPHHIAFSMGVRILLELYRRRPELVPSMTLIAGTAGVPWSGDSRWGSRVALSAARQALRAGTPWVPVVAPAVKAVIASRFADPLARAVGALRARAPREDIAEFLIALHRMSPQAYWRTLRGLTEGHAWDVLPSVRVPVQIIAARDDLLVPLSEVQRLHRALPQADWLQVDDAGHAGLLEAGTEIAQAVRGFLDAHDLEASASPQPPVISS, from the coding sequence ATGCCCTATCGCCGCGACACGCTCCTCGTCTCCGCCCCGGATGGCACCCGGGTGGCGGTCCACACCCACAGCGCGGGCCTGCCGGAGGCCGCACGGGACGCGGCGCTCGCGGCTCGGCCGACGGTGCTGCTGACCAACGGCATCGGCACGTCGGAGAACTTCTGGCGTCACATCGTCGCCGACCTGGAGCAGGACCACCGGGTGGTGCACTGGGACTACCGAGGCCACGGCGGGAGCGACGATTCGAGCGGCGGGGACTACCGCGTGCCGGTGCACGTGGACGACCTGGAGCGGGTCACCGAAGCGGCGATGGCGCGCGGGGATGGCCGGCCGCCGCACCACATCGCCTTCTCCATGGGCGTGCGCATCCTGCTGGAGCTGTACCGCCGACGCCCAGAGCTGGTGCCGTCCATGACGCTCATCGCGGGGACGGCCGGGGTGCCGTGGTCAGGGGACTCGCGCTGGGGCTCCCGGGTCGCGCTGTCCGCGGCGCGTCAGGCCCTGCGCGCCGGCACGCCGTGGGTGCCCGTGGTGGCGCCCGCGGTGAAGGCCGTCATCGCCAGCCGCTTCGCGGATCCGCTGGCCCGGGCCGTGGGAGCGCTGCGCGCAAGGGCGCCGCGCGAGGACATCGCCGAGTTCCTGATCGCGCTCCACCGGATGAGTCCCCAGGCCTATTGGCGCACGCTGCGAGGCCTCACGGAGGGCCACGCCTGGGATGTCCTCCCGTCCGTGCGCGTGCCCGTGCAGATCATCGCCGCGAGAGACGACCTCCTCGTGCCCCTGTCGGAGGTGCAGCGGCTGCACCGCGCACTGCCCCAGGCCGACTGGCTCCAGGTGGACGACGCGGGCCACGCGGGCCTGTTGGAGGCGGGCACGGAGATCGCCCAGGCTGTTCGGGGCTTCCTGGATGCTCACGATCTGGAGGCTTCGGCATCCCCGCAACCGCCTGTCATCTCGAGCTGA